From a single Paraburkholderia edwinii genomic region:
- a CDS encoding LysR family transcriptional regulator, producing MATVGKPIPVTPFTTPAPRNVAKSRQNNSKVVIERHNVKGRGIHIAGITSPAGSWHNAVFPILPSDLPKENCLDERMRFDLADLQLFVCVVEAGSITAGARQANLALASASERISNIESDAGVALLERSRKGVVTTEAGEALAHHARLILRQHSLLQGELRDFGTGARGTLLLYANTAALMSLLPQRLAPWLAQRPRLNIDLRERTSAEIVKLINAGLAEAGVVSDAVNPTGLTIQPVASDHLVLIVPVAHRLAESKAVCFADITDEQFIGLEAGSALQDHIDEQAANLHKTLKVRIRMKSFEGSCQMVSQGVGVAIIPREVAKRFRRGYPFKTITISDSWARRRLCLCFQQWDTLSAPMQSLLTHLGGGAQTP from the coding sequence GTGGCAACCGTGGGCAAGCCCATTCCGGTCACCCCTTTCACCACACCGGCTCCGAGAAACGTGGCAAAGAGCAGGCAGAACAATTCAAAGGTCGTCATAGAGAGGCACAACGTAAAAGGTCGGGGTATTCACATAGCAGGCATTACATCTCCCGCAGGGAGCTGGCACAATGCGGTTTTTCCGATACTTCCTTCGGATCTGCCGAAGGAAAACTGTCTGGATGAGCGAATGAGATTCGATCTTGCGGATCTGCAGCTGTTCGTTTGCGTGGTCGAAGCCGGCAGCATTACAGCCGGGGCACGACAGGCCAATCTGGCATTGGCGTCGGCAAGCGAGCGCATCAGTAACATCGAATCCGATGCCGGTGTCGCTCTGCTGGAACGAAGCCGCAAGGGCGTGGTAACCACCGAGGCGGGAGAGGCATTAGCGCACCATGCGCGTCTGATACTTCGACAGCACAGCCTGTTGCAGGGAGAACTGCGCGACTTCGGTACCGGCGCACGCGGGACGTTGCTGCTGTACGCGAACACGGCAGCGTTGATGAGTCTCCTGCCGCAGAGACTCGCGCCGTGGCTGGCTCAGCGTCCGCGCCTGAATATCGATCTGAGAGAGCGTACGAGTGCCGAGATTGTTAAGTTGATCAACGCGGGCCTCGCCGAAGCGGGCGTTGTGTCAGATGCGGTCAACCCCACAGGTCTCACCATCCAGCCCGTCGCGAGCGACCATCTCGTTCTGATCGTTCCTGTTGCGCACCGACTCGCGGAATCGAAGGCAGTCTGCTTTGCCGATATCACGGATGAACAGTTTATTGGCCTCGAAGCCGGGAGCGCGCTTCAGGACCATATCGACGAACAGGCTGCCAATCTGCACAAGACGCTAAAAGTCCGTATCCGTATGAAAAGCTTCGAGGGATCGTGCCAGATGGTGTCGCAGGGAGTGGGAGTAGCGATCATTCCAAGGGAGGTCGCGAAGCGCTTTCGACGCGGATATCCGTTCAAAACTATAACGATTAGCGATAGCTGGGCACGCAGACGGCTTTGCCTGTGCTTCCAGCAATGGGACACGCTATCTGCGCCGATGCAAAGCCTGCTGACGCACCTCGGCGGCGGCGCGCAAACGCCGTAG
- a CDS encoding LysE family translocator: MPHYTSLLAFGLVALGIALTPGPNMIYLVSRSICQGRTAGLISLGGVALGFIVYMVCAAFGITALLLTVPFAYDALRFGGALYLLWLAWQAVKPGGRSPFQVRDLPVDNTRKLFMMGFVTNLLNPKIAVLYLSLLPQFIDPQHGSVLGQSLSLGFVQIGVSITVNALIATTAGSIAGFLARRPRWLAMQRWMMGTVLTGLAVRMAMEARR, from the coding sequence ATGCCTCACTACACCTCACTGTTAGCCTTCGGCCTCGTCGCACTGGGTATCGCGCTTACGCCGGGCCCGAACATGATCTACCTGGTGTCACGGTCGATCTGCCAGGGCCGCACCGCGGGGCTCATTTCGCTGGGTGGGGTCGCGCTCGGATTCATCGTCTATATGGTGTGTGCGGCATTTGGCATCACCGCGCTGCTGCTCACGGTGCCGTTCGCATACGACGCTTTGCGCTTCGGCGGTGCGCTCTATCTGCTGTGGCTTGCGTGGCAAGCGGTGAAGCCGGGCGGACGCTCGCCATTCCAGGTTCGCGACCTGCCCGTCGACAACACGCGCAAGCTGTTCATGATGGGCTTCGTCACGAATCTGCTGAATCCGAAAATTGCAGTGCTTTATCTTTCGCTGTTGCCGCAGTTCATCGATCCGCAGCACGGTAGCGTGCTGGGGCAGTCGCTCTCACTCGGCTTCGTACAGATTGGCGTGAGTATCACCGTGAACGCGTTAATCGCGACAACGGCGGGTTCGATCGCCGGGTTTCTCGCGCGCCGGCCCAGGTGGTTGGCGATGCAGCGCTGGATGATGGGAACGGTATTGACGGGCCTGGCCGTTCGGATGGCGATGGAGGCCCGCCGGTAG
- a CDS encoding aldo/keto reductase, giving the protein MHHELILNDGRSIPQLGLGVWQASPQDTVTAVREALQAGYRHIDTASIYGNEEAVGAGLRESGVSRELVFVTTKIWNDAHGKENVRPAFQKSLERLKLDNVDLLLIHWPVPRHDLFVETWKAMIELRREGLARSIGVSNFTSAHLRRLIDETGVAPVINQIELHPYLQQREMRETHNRLGVLTQAWSPLAQNRALANAEIERIAAKHGKTAAQVVIRWHLDNRFVVIPKSVTPSRIRSNLDVFDFALDASDMASIATLNRDERLGPNPETFGA; this is encoded by the coding sequence ATGCACCATGAGCTCATTCTCAACGACGGTCGTAGCATTCCCCAGCTTGGCCTGGGTGTCTGGCAGGCGAGCCCGCAGGATACGGTGACGGCTGTGCGCGAAGCGCTCCAGGCTGGCTACCGGCACATTGATACGGCTTCCATATACGGCAACGAAGAAGCGGTCGGCGCCGGGCTTCGCGAGAGCGGCGTGTCACGCGAGCTCGTCTTCGTGACGACGAAAATCTGGAATGACGCGCACGGGAAGGAGAACGTTCGGCCGGCATTTCAGAAAAGCCTTGAGCGACTGAAGCTGGACAACGTGGACCTGCTGCTCATTCATTGGCCGGTTCCTCGCCATGACCTGTTCGTCGAAACCTGGAAAGCCATGATCGAGCTGCGGCGTGAGGGATTGGCGCGCTCAATCGGCGTATCCAACTTTACATCGGCGCATTTGCGGCGCCTCATTGACGAGACAGGTGTCGCGCCTGTCATCAATCAGATCGAGCTGCATCCGTACCTGCAGCAACGCGAGATGCGGGAGACTCACAATCGGCTCGGCGTTCTCACCCAGGCATGGAGTCCATTGGCACAGAATCGCGCGCTTGCTAACGCCGAGATTGAGCGAATCGCCGCAAAGCACGGTAAGACGGCAGCGCAGGTTGTCATTCGCTGGCATCTTGATAACCGGTTCGTCGTTATCCCGAAGTCAGTCACGCCAAGCCGCATTCGAAGCAATCTCGATGTGTTCGATTTCGCGCTGGACGCTAGCGATATGGCATCCATCGCGACGTTGAATCGCGACGAGCGCCTCGGACCGAACCCGGAAACCTTTGGCGCGTAG
- a CDS encoding fucose-binding lectin II, producing MGNALKYGNTVALCNGQDNFSGYFLSLIWKGIQNPEKADKLWTEVAQPGKNFPSDYVWKIVPAAGSAKKIGDPVANFEEVCITVQDDAGATRYLAINNVDNTYVMASDSSVAANLRTWVISGTTAVGANNQSSGELKDALEYGMFINLLNKSQERTVNAHNEANQTDAFKHVLRTAPVGQAQDITGWWRVDQSVTDKGDTDNNDDGTYNLPPNIRFAVTAIANSAAEQTIQIYVDDKMVAQWRDWSTESKNTQTQVLPSGRGKVQVKVLANGKPSLIDGRHVGMAGKTNFFLVATEDGTDNDYNDCLVVINWPLG from the coding sequence TTGGGTAACGCTCTCAAATATGGTAATACGGTTGCGCTCTGCAACGGCCAGGACAATTTCTCGGGCTATTTTCTGTCGCTTATCTGGAAGGGGATTCAAAATCCCGAAAAGGCCGACAAGCTCTGGACCGAAGTGGCGCAACCCGGTAAGAATTTTCCGTCGGACTACGTTTGGAAAATCGTCCCTGCCGCAGGGTCGGCCAAGAAGATCGGCGACCCCGTCGCAAACTTCGAAGAGGTATGCATCACCGTGCAGGACGACGCCGGTGCAACGCGTTACCTGGCGATTAATAACGTGGACAACACCTACGTGATGGCGAGCGACAGCTCCGTCGCAGCCAATCTTAGAACGTGGGTGATCTCCGGTACGACTGCAGTCGGCGCAAATAATCAGTCGTCCGGTGAGCTCAAGGACGCGTTGGAGTACGGGATGTTCATCAATCTGCTCAACAAATCGCAGGAGCGGACCGTCAACGCGCACAACGAGGCGAATCAGACAGATGCGTTCAAGCATGTTCTTCGCACCGCTCCGGTCGGTCAGGCGCAGGACATCACCGGATGGTGGCGGGTTGATCAATCGGTCACGGATAAAGGCGACACCGACAACAACGACGACGGCACCTACAATCTGCCGCCCAACATCCGCTTTGCCGTTACGGCAATCGCCAATTCCGCTGCCGAGCAGACCATCCAGATCTACGTCGACGACAAAATGGTCGCGCAATGGAGGGACTGGAGCACGGAGAGCAAGAACACGCAGACGCAGGTTCTGCCGTCCGGGCGCGGCAAGGTCCAGGTGAAAGTGTTGGCCAACGGCAAACCATCGCTGATCGACGGGCGGCATGTCGGGATGGCCGGCAAGACGAACTTCTTCCTCGTTGCGACGGAAGACGGCACGGACAACGACTATAACGATTGCCTCGTGGTCATCAACTGGCCGCTTGGTTGA
- a CDS encoding RidA family protein, with the protein MTSRQVISPNTGQALYETHSYSAAIRAGELLFVSGQVGSLEDGSPEPDFTKQVQLAFDNLASVLKAAGCTLDDVVDVTTFHTDLQAQFETVQPIRKRAFGSGPLPNWTAVGVTYLSGFAFEIKVIARIPESN; encoded by the coding sequence ATGACCAGCAGACAAGTCATTTCCCCGAACACCGGGCAAGCGCTTTACGAGACCCACAGCTATTCGGCGGCTATCCGCGCAGGCGAATTGCTGTTCGTGTCAGGGCAGGTCGGCAGCCTTGAGGACGGCTCACCCGAACCTGATTTCACCAAACAGGTTCAGCTTGCCTTCGACAATCTCGCCTCGGTTCTCAAGGCCGCGGGTTGTACGCTCGACGATGTCGTCGACGTGACCACGTTCCATACCGACCTGCAAGCGCAGTTCGAGACCGTCCAGCCCATTCGCAAGCGGGCGTTCGGCAGCGGCCCCCTTCCCAACTGGACTGCGGTCGGCGTAACCTATCTCTCCGGTTTCGCCTTCGAAATCAAGGTCATTGCTCGTATCCCTGAATCGAACTGA
- a CDS encoding carboxymuconolactone decarboxylase family protein — MSRIAIPDITSATGATADIYARVKKISGGRVPNTYAALGYLLPASLAAVLDAQGTLNSGGLSRQEHETIKLLVSEKTGCDVCVAAHSFVGKLVGLPVEALRAIRAGRPSGDARRDALVRFVSHLHTTSGTISEEEFKAIRAAGYTDAQLAEISLTMALGIFTNTFNRINGTEVDFPPVE, encoded by the coding sequence ATGAGCCGTATCGCTATTCCCGACATCACGTCCGCCACCGGCGCCACTGCCGATATCTACGCGCGGGTGAAGAAGATTTCCGGTGGCCGCGTGCCCAATACATACGCCGCGTTGGGCTATCTTTTACCGGCGTCTCTGGCCGCGGTGCTCGACGCGCAAGGCACATTGAACTCGGGCGGCCTGAGCCGGCAAGAGCACGAAACGATCAAGCTGTTAGTCAGTGAGAAGACCGGTTGCGATGTGTGCGTGGCCGCGCACAGCTTCGTGGGCAAACTGGTGGGCCTGCCGGTCGAAGCGCTGCGCGCCATTCGCGCGGGGCGGCCTTCGGGTGACGCCAGGCGTGATGCGCTGGTGCGCTTCGTGTCCCACTTGCATACCACGAGCGGCACGATCAGCGAGGAGGAGTTCAAGGCCATCCGTGCGGCAGGCTACACCGACGCGCAACTGGCGGAGATCTCGCTGACCATGGCGCTTGGCATCTTCACCAATACCTTCAACCGTATCAACGGCACTGAAGTCGACTTTCCGCCTGTCGAGTAA
- a CDS encoding sulfite exporter TauE/SafE family protein, producing the protein MTTFELFCLLFATFLGAGVVKGVTGMGLPTVATGVLGAVMSPLTAAAILVVPSFVTNVWQLLVGPDKLRLMRRLWVMMLCIVISTVLGTRLLVVVNPVWSARALGIALIAYAAYALLSPTLSISKRAEPWLSPIVGIASGVVTGATGVFVIPAVPYLQSLGLQKDELVQALGLSFTVSTIALAGGLLTHGAFRLDQVGLSLLAVVPSLAGMWLGSIVRQKISPTTFRRCFLLFLVVLGLELTLHPFS; encoded by the coding sequence ATGACGACCTTTGAATTGTTCTGCCTGCTCTTTGCCACGTTTCTCGGAGCCGGTGTGGTGAAAGGGGTGACCGGAATGGGCTTGCCCACGGTTGCCACGGGCGTACTCGGGGCTGTCATGTCGCCGCTGACGGCGGCGGCGATCCTCGTCGTTCCGTCGTTCGTCACCAACGTGTGGCAATTACTGGTTGGGCCGGACAAACTCCGCCTTATGCGGCGGCTGTGGGTCATGATGCTCTGCATTGTGATCAGTACCGTTCTGGGGACGCGACTGCTGGTCGTCGTCAATCCCGTCTGGTCGGCCCGTGCTTTAGGAATCGCGCTGATTGCCTATGCGGCCTATGCACTGCTTTCGCCGACGCTGTCCATTTCGAAACGGGCCGAGCCCTGGCTTTCACCCATCGTCGGCATTGCCAGTGGGGTGGTGACCGGCGCTACCGGCGTCTTCGTGATTCCGGCGGTGCCTTATTTGCAGTCGTTGGGTCTTCAGAAAGACGAACTGGTGCAAGCGCTCGGCCTTTCGTTCACCGTCTCCACGATTGCGCTCGCCGGTGGGCTCCTGACCCATGGCGCGTTCCGGCTCGACCAGGTCGGTCTGTCGCTGCTGGCTGTCGTTCCCTCTCTCGCCGGAATGTGGCTCGGCTCGATCGTGCGGCAGAAGATCAGCCCGACAACCTTCCGCCGCTGCTTTCTCCTCTTTCTCGTGGTCCTGGGCCTCGAACTGACGCTGCATCCGTTTTCCTGA
- a CDS encoding response regulator transcription factor, with product MQTSNWNESKPRSSLVFIADDDSQTREAIASLLKSIGVGTQLFSQANDLLIELEKLPPDSPGFPNCLILDVRMPTMGGLEAQTRLAQAKVRIPIIFVTAYSDVIMSVHAMKAGAYDFLPKPFRGQTLLDTVVSALAYDEARRGLDCVQRELNGRYASLTAREKAILTLIARGLLNKQIAWELGVSEITVKVNRAQLMRKMKATSVAELIKMEDRLSAGESLSLHSAEPVGQSGAPSWM from the coding sequence ATGCAAACGTCGAATTGGAACGAATCCAAACCCCGGTCATCGTTGGTTTTCATCGCCGATGACGATTCGCAGACAAGGGAAGCGATCGCGTCGTTGTTGAAATCGATCGGCGTCGGGACGCAACTTTTTTCCCAGGCAAACGACCTGCTCATCGAGCTTGAAAAGCTCCCGCCTGACTCTCCCGGCTTCCCAAACTGCCTGATACTCGATGTGCGAATGCCAACCATGGGCGGCCTCGAGGCGCAAACACGCCTGGCGCAAGCCAAAGTGCGGATTCCGATCATTTTTGTTACCGCCTACAGCGACGTGATAATGAGCGTGCATGCGATGAAGGCCGGCGCATACGATTTCCTGCCTAAGCCATTCAGAGGGCAGACGCTGCTCGATACGGTAGTGTCGGCGCTCGCGTACGACGAGGCGCGCCGTGGGCTCGATTGCGTCCAGCGGGAGCTGAACGGCCGTTACGCATCGTTGACCGCGCGCGAGAAGGCCATCCTGACGCTGATCGCGCGCGGCTTGCTGAACAAGCAGATCGCATGGGAACTCGGGGTCAGCGAAATTACCGTCAAGGTCAATCGCGCGCAGCTGATGCGCAAGATGAAGGCCACCTCAGTCGCTGAGCTGATCAAGATGGAAGACCGACTCAGCGCGGGGGAATCGCTCTCTCTGCACTCGGCGGAACCCGTCGGTCAAAGCGGGGCGCCGAGCTGGATGTAA